One stretch of Acholeplasma laidlawii PG-8A DNA includes these proteins:
- a CDS encoding ABC transporter permease, with protein MKINKYKKYLAFSKAGILDGFAYKFSALGWLLGDLVSIIILFYLWQAIYQNSPTETINGMTFKDMIAYLIFARVSTTLIFSSSSFWNIGFDIYEGNIAISLIRPINYRYRLLASSFGNFLSTAILMFIPLFIVSIVILNLSLGIGFPELAHLLLFLVSVVLSFVIVDSMNFLIGEISIFTNALFGLMIIKNIILSFFSGSLLPSSFFPDWLNAVLRFLPFQSMVEKPIMILLGRLEYMDILMTLLIQLMWVVILSVLCNFSFNRLKKHVVSVGG; from the coding sequence ATGAAAATAAACAAATATAAAAAGTATCTCGCTTTTTCAAAAGCGGGAATACTGGATGGATTTGCATATAAGTTTAGTGCACTTGGATGGTTATTAGGCGACTTAGTATCTATAATTATCCTCTTTTATCTATGGCAAGCCATTTACCAAAACTCACCAACTGAAACGATTAATGGTATGACGTTTAAAGATATGATTGCTTACTTAATATTTGCACGTGTATCAACTACCCTTATCTTCTCATCGTCTTCATTTTGGAATATCGGTTTTGATATTTATGAAGGTAATATTGCAATTAGTTTAATACGCCCAATAAACTACCGCTACCGATTATTAGCATCTAGTTTTGGTAACTTCTTATCCACTGCAATCTTAATGTTTATTCCACTATTTATCGTATCTATTGTCATTTTAAATTTAAGTTTAGGTATAGGCTTTCCAGAGCTAGCGCACTTACTTTTATTTTTAGTAAGTGTGGTCCTATCATTTGTTATTGTGGATTCTATGAATTTCTTAATTGGTGAAATATCCATTTTCACCAATGCTTTATTTGGATTAATGATTATTAAAAATATTATCCTATCCTTTTTCTCTGGTAGTTTACTACCTTCTTCATTTTTCCCAGATTGGTTAAATGCAGTTTTAAGATTCTTACCATTTCAAAGTATGGTTGAAAAACCGATTATGATTTTATTGGGTAGATTAGAGTATATGGATATTCTAATGACGCTACTTATACAACTGATGTGGGTAGTAATATTAAGTGTATTATGTAACTTTTCATTTAATAGACTTAAAAAACATGTAGTAAGTGTTGGTGGTTGA
- a CDS encoding ABC transporter ATP-binding protein — MIEVKGVKKVFKKPVREPGIFGMFKTLFSFKYTTVAAVKDISFSLEPGEIVGYIGANGAGKSTTIKMMCGILTPTDGVITIDGYKPYNPKERKHVLNKIGVVFGQRTQLWWDLPLIESLVILKEIYDVPKDAYEERFKFLSTVLELDPFLNQPVRTLSLGQRMRADLAASLIHNPQILFLDEPTIGLDVLVKDRMIEAIKEINKKYHTTIVLTTHNMEDITDLCKRVIILDEGSILYDGPIKKIKAKFGDMRHISFLTKERNILLELKEMLPKDCLIEEIEGYIHLSFDLEKMSVNDVLKTIIDTYTIEDIKIEENSLESIVKKIYENKQI; from the coding sequence ATCATTGAAGTTAAAGGCGTAAAAAAAGTATTTAAAAAACCAGTGAGAGAACCTGGTATTTTTGGTATGTTTAAAACACTGTTTAGTTTTAAATATACAACAGTAGCAGCGGTTAAAGATATATCATTTAGTTTAGAACCGGGTGAAATTGTAGGTTATATTGGTGCCAATGGTGCTGGTAAGTCTACAACGATCAAGATGATGTGCGGTATCTTAACACCAACAGATGGCGTGATTACGATTGATGGTTATAAACCATACAATCCTAAAGAAAGAAAACACGTATTAAATAAAATAGGTGTTGTTTTTGGTCAAAGAACACAACTCTGGTGGGATTTACCACTTATTGAGTCTTTAGTCATCTTAAAAGAGATTTATGATGTACCCAAAGATGCATATGAAGAACGCTTTAAATTTTTAAGTACAGTATTAGAACTAGATCCTTTCTTAAACCAACCAGTTAGAACACTATCCTTAGGTCAACGCATGCGTGCAGATTTAGCAGCAAGCTTAATTCATAACCCACAAATCTTATTCCTTGATGAGCCAACCATAGGGTTAGATGTGCTAGTTAAAGATCGTATGATTGAGGCGATTAAAGAAATTAATAAAAAATATCATACAACCATTGTTTTAACAACACATAATATGGAAGATATTACAGACTTATGTAAACGCGTAATTATTCTAGATGAAGGTAGTATCTTATATGATGGGCCAATTAAGAAAATCAAAGCTAAATTTGGTGATATGAGACATATTAGTTTTTTAACTAAGGAAAGAAATATACTCCTTGAGTTAAAAGAGATGTTACCAAAAGATTGTTTGATAGAAGAAATAGAAGGTTATATCCATCTATCTTTTGATTTAGAAAAAATGAGTGTGAATGACGTATTAAAAACAATCATAGATACATACACAATTGAAGATATTAAGATAGAAGAAAATTCATTAGAAAGTATCGTGAAAAAGATCTATGAAAATAAACAAATATAA
- a CDS encoding ABC transporter permease, with protein MRKYLRLYPYYVSRSIKARLAYRFDAFIGILGFLLENALIFSTMYLTISAIPSLNGWDINMMGFLYGFYLIPKSLDHILSDQVWQLANGGITRGILDKYLVKPINPLFQLVVEMIQLEGIGELILGIVFLALFTPLVTVEWTLMNVLALVIVAFFAMLFFFAIKLIFGSLSFWTKRSIEVMTMIYDFSNFAKYPIDIFTRAIRFVLTYILPFSVVIFLPIEALLKGGNLWLTTLYVMIASVSMLMVSLFVWSRGLKRYESAGS; from the coding sequence ATGAGAAAATATTTAAGATTATATCCTTATTATGTATCTAGAAGTATCAAAGCAAGACTAGCATATAGGTTTGATGCTTTTATAGGCATATTAGGTTTCTTATTAGAAAATGCACTCATTTTTTCGACCATGTATTTAACCATATCTGCAATTCCGTCTTTAAATGGATGGGATATCAATATGATGGGCTTTTTATATGGGTTTTATTTAATACCTAAATCACTTGATCATATTTTATCTGATCAAGTGTGGCAACTCGCTAATGGTGGTATTACAAGAGGTATTTTAGATAAGTACTTAGTAAAGCCTATTAACCCATTATTTCAACTTGTTGTTGAAATGATTCAGTTAGAAGGTATTGGAGAACTGATACTTGGTATTGTCTTCTTAGCGCTTTTTACACCACTAGTTACAGTAGAATGGACACTGATGAATGTTTTAGCGTTAGTAATAGTTGCATTTTTTGCAATGTTATTCTTCTTTGCTATTAAGTTGATTTTTGGTTCATTATCCTTTTGGACAAAAAGAAGTATTGAAGTAATGACAATGATTTATGACTTTTCTAATTTTGCAAAATATCCGATTGATATCTTTACTCGTGCAATCCGTTTTGTTTTAACCTATATCTTACCGTTTTCTGTAGTGATATTTTTACCCATAGAGGCTCTTTTAAAAGGTGGTAACTTATGGCTTACAACACTATATGTTATGATTGCTAGTGTAAGTATGCTCATGGTTTCATTATTCGTTTGGTCTAGAGGTTTAAAGCGATATGAAAGTGCTGGAAGCTAA